A DNA window from Nitratidesulfovibrio sp. contains the following coding sequences:
- a CDS encoding lysophospholipid acyltransferase family protein — MKLPPALIAPPLYGLYKAWCATLRYDIAGREAVDELWHARTPMVFALWHDEIFPLMHVRGDLEIVTVVSQSRDGEYLAQVLQRLGLRTARGSSSRGGVKALIGAARLMRKEGLCGCVTVDGPRGPRHKVKPGAIFLAQRARAPIVPMRMFLERAKVFERAWDRFQVPLPFSRVRVVFGAPYRLPDPEAMPLNDTAQNEGRQGADAALAAACADLEARLEGLR; from the coding sequence GTGAAGCTGCCCCCCGCCCTCATCGCACCGCCGCTCTACGGGCTGTACAAGGCCTGGTGCGCCACCCTGCGCTACGACATCGCCGGGCGCGAAGCCGTGGACGAACTGTGGCATGCCCGTACCCCCATGGTCTTTGCGCTGTGGCACGACGAAATCTTTCCGCTGATGCACGTGCGGGGCGACCTGGAGATCGTCACCGTGGTCAGCCAGAGCCGCGACGGCGAATACCTGGCCCAGGTGCTGCAACGGCTGGGCCTGCGCACGGCGCGGGGGTCCAGCTCGCGCGGGGGGGTCAAGGCACTGATCGGCGCGGCGCGGCTGATGCGCAAGGAAGGATTGTGTGGTTGCGTGACCGTGGACGGGCCGCGCGGCCCGCGCCACAAGGTCAAGCCGGGCGCGATCTTTCTGGCGCAGCGGGCACGGGCACCCATCGTGCCCATGCGCATGTTCCTGGAGCGCGCCAAGGTATTCGAACGTGCCTGGGACCGGTTTCAGGTGCCGCTGCCGTTTTCCCGCGTGCGCGTGGTGTTCGGCGCGCCATACCGGCTGCCCGATCCGGAAGCCATGCCCCTGAACGACACGGCGCAGAACGAGGGCAGGCAGGGCGCGGATGCGGCCTTGGCCGCCGCCTGCGCGGACCTTGAAGCCAGACTTGAAGGATTGCGATGA
- a CDS encoding acyltransferase, translating into MTTPAPRDDISPAPSAATGSQPAAAPKGLMPRLLHMLARSLARRGFDGITRYGNALGALLWHCLPGRRRLAIRAIAEHLGVPQQEATRIARESFAHNARSFLEVLLVGQFGFEETGNRLIIDNPEQLRRLAEGDRPVVATTAHLGAWEFMSSLMGQWHLDRPRMVVVRRNSNDTLNDFIFAMRGARGLQVVDHRNAVFTVLKGLKRSGCVGFLVDHNCRRDEATFLPFLGETAAVNMGPALLAVRAEAEVWPAFILREGGRYRLYIDEPLDTTTLDGDRNEKVEAVARYYTEAVERAVRAHPEQWFWMHKRWKTRPKHDD; encoded by the coding sequence ATGACTACGCCTGCTCCCCGCGACGACATTTCCCCCGCCCCCAGCGCGGCTACCGGCTCGCAGCCAGCCGCTGCTCCAAAGGGCCTGATGCCGCGCCTGCTGCACATGCTGGCCCGCTCCCTGGCCAGGCGGGGATTCGACGGCATAACCCGGTACGGCAACGCACTGGGCGCGCTGCTGTGGCACTGCCTGCCCGGCAGGCGGCGCCTGGCAATCCGTGCCATCGCCGAGCATCTCGGCGTGCCGCAGCAAGAGGCCACGCGCATCGCGCGGGAAAGCTTTGCCCACAACGCCCGCTCCTTCCTGGAAGTGCTTCTGGTAGGGCAGTTCGGCTTCGAGGAGACGGGCAACCGCCTCATCATCGACAACCCCGAACAACTGCGCAGACTGGCCGAAGGCGACCGCCCCGTGGTGGCAACCACGGCACATCTTGGCGCCTGGGAATTCATGTCCTCGCTGATGGGGCAATGGCATCTGGACCGCCCCCGCATGGTGGTGGTGCGCCGCAACAGCAATGACACCCTCAACGACTTCATCTTCGCCATGCGCGGTGCACGCGGGTTGCAGGTGGTGGACCACCGCAACGCCGTGTTCACCGTGCTCAAGGGATTGAAACGCAGCGGCTGCGTAGGCTTTCTGGTGGATCACAACTGCCGCCGCGACGAGGCCACCTTTCTGCCGTTCCTGGGTGAAACCGCCGCCGTGAACATGGGGCCGGCCCTGCTTGCCGTGCGGGCCGAGGCAGAGGTGTGGCCAGCTTTCATTCTCCGCGAGGGCGGTCGCTACCGGCTGTACATCGACGAACCGCTGGACACCACCACTCTGGACGGGGACCGGAACGAAAAGGTTGAAGCCGTGGCCCGGTACTACACGGAGGCCGTGGAAAGGGCGGTGCGCGCCCATCCGGAGCAGTGGTTCTGGATGCACAAACGCTGGAAGACCCGCCCCAAGCACGACGACTGA
- the fsa gene encoding fructose-6-phosphate aldolase: protein MQFFLDTANLAEIRAAKAWGLLDGVTTNPTLMSREGGDWRAVMQTICREVEGPVSLEAVGDTADELIAMGLDLVRNGPNVVVKIPMTPEGLKAVRVLKSKGVDTNVTLVFSPMQALLAAKAGASFVSPFVGRLDGLSQDGMQLVADIMAILRNYSGMGMDARVIVASVRHPRHVAEAALMGAHVATVPFAVLRQMFDHPLTTSGLDTFNKDWATLNG, encoded by the coding sequence ATGCAGTTCTTTCTGGATACGGCCAACCTTGCCGAGATACGCGCCGCCAAGGCCTGGGGCCTGCTGGACGGCGTGACCACCAATCCCACGCTGATGTCCCGCGAAGGCGGTGACTGGCGCGCGGTCATGCAGACCATCTGCCGCGAGGTGGAAGGCCCTGTGAGCCTGGAGGCCGTGGGCGATACCGCCGACGAACTCATCGCCATGGGGCTGGACCTTGTGCGCAACGGCCCCAACGTGGTGGTCAAGATTCCCATGACCCCCGAAGGGCTGAAGGCCGTGCGCGTGCTGAAGTCCAAGGGTGTGGACACCAACGTGACCCTGGTCTTTTCGCCCATGCAGGCCTTGCTGGCCGCCAAGGCCGGGGCCTCGTTCGTCTCGCCCTTCGTGGGCAGGCTGGACGGTCTGTCGCAGGACGGAATGCAGCTTGTGGCCGACATCATGGCCATCCTGCGCAATTATTCCGGCATGGGGATGGATGCCCGGGTCATCGTGGCCAGCGTGCGCCATCCGCGCCACGTGGCCGAGGCGGCCTTGATGGGCGCCCATGTGGCCACCGTGCCGTTTGCCGTGCTGCGCCAGATGTTCGACCACCCGCTGACCACGTCCGGGCTCGATACCTTCAACAAGGACTGGGCGACGCTGAACGGCTAG
- the folK gene encoding 2-amino-4-hydroxy-6-hydroxymethyldihydropteridine diphosphokinase, whose translation MGSNLPPPNVQKGVGADAPGGDPADNLVRAVAALAALPGVVVGAVSPVYRTEPQGYRDQPWFANQVIRLECSPDITPEGLLDRLLAVEQELGRSRAYAPEGGEGDGAQASESASTAPQASEQGGGVPPHDPAIRYAPRTIDMDLLLFGDVVRNTPRLTLPHPRMRERAFVLVPLHDIAPELAFPDGQSLIHALKSLTFTLHDGCIGQ comes from the coding sequence CTGGGGTCCAACCTGCCGCCGCCAAACGTCCAAAAGGGCGTGGGGGCGGACGCGCCGGGGGGCGACCCCGCCGACAATCTCGTCCGGGCCGTGGCGGCACTAGCCGCCCTGCCCGGCGTTGTCGTTGGCGCGGTGTCGCCCGTGTACCGAACGGAACCGCAGGGCTACCGCGACCAGCCGTGGTTTGCCAACCAGGTGATCCGGCTGGAATGCTCGCCGGACATCACGCCGGAAGGGCTGCTGGATCGCCTGCTGGCCGTGGAGCAGGAACTGGGCCGCAGCCGGGCGTATGCACCGGAAGGCGGGGAAGGCGACGGGGCGCAGGCGTCGGAATCGGCATCGACCGCACCGCAGGCGTCGGAGCAGGGTGGCGGGGTGCCTCCGCATGATCCCGCCATCCGGTACGCCCCGCGCACCATCGACATGGATTTGTTGCTGTTCGGCGATGTGGTGCGGAATACGCCGCGTCTGACGCTGCCGCACCCGCGCATGCGCGAACGGGCCTTTGTCCTGGTGCCGCTGCATGATATCGCCCCCGAACTTGCTTTCCCAGACGGGCAAAGTCTGATACACGCCCTGAAATCGCTGACGTTCACCCTGCACGACGGGTGCATCGGCCAGTGA
- a CDS encoding transcriptional regulator: protein MLKWLLLIAAGYFLYRLVTNESRKKSKDDKKQKEEMVATGEMVRDPVCGAYIDANGGVTVRDGEKTYRFCSYECRDAFLKQLESGGREIPAHEEKDAE, encoded by the coding sequence ATGCTCAAGTGGCTTTTGCTGATCGCGGCAGGCTATTTTCTCTACCGTCTCGTGACCAACGAGTCGCGCAAGAAGAGCAAGGATGACAAGAAGCAGAAGGAAGAAATGGTGGCCACCGGCGAAATGGTGCGCGACCCCGTCTGCGGCGCATACATCGACGCCAACGGCGGCGTTACCGTGCGCGATGGCGAGAAGACGTACCGTTTTTGCAGCTACGAATGCCGTGACGCTTTCCTGAAGCAGTTGGAAAGCGGCGGTCGCGAAATTCCCGCGCACGAGGAAAAGGACGCCGAGTAG